A genomic segment from [Limnothrix rosea] IAM M-220 encodes:
- a CDS encoding ankyrin repeat domain-containing protein, which yields MNVAGHILLCQAIRQQEVETARLILGKGVDVNGLDGDRTSPLMYASQNGNSELVNLCLGAGAKVDLVGRHGLTALMVAAMAQQEWVVERLLLAGAKVNLVNEDGTTALMVAAYKGSVEIVEQLLAAGATLNQSDRDQDTALNLAIQGRHPAVVRLLLTKGANPYQGYGSLVLAVSERAIACVDVLLAFGVNPNLPSSDGRTPLMHAAMAGSVDIVEKLLAAGAEVDFSDLNGDTALILAIEQGDEAIAARLLAAGATFTQTESLLPLAALSGCVPLVQFLLSRSLAIDSQDESGDTALHAAALEGYRDMVHCLVDAGARVDVVNVQGDTPLLIAVYQGHGAIAATLLDNGADINFSNDGETALTIAVKEKHNNLIELLIDQGANPNQRFAKGKTLLMQAADQGNLSLMKTLIAAKADVNARDDFWATPLMWAAHRGFTDAVQLLLDHAPDLDLNATNKRGDTALKIAQFNKCEAIAALLKQKGASS from the coding sequence ATGAATGTCGCGGGTCATATTTTGCTCTGCCAAGCAATTCGCCAACAGGAGGTGGAAACGGCACGACTGATTTTAGGGAAGGGGGTCGATGTGAATGGTCTGGATGGCGATCGCACGAGTCCTTTGATGTATGCCAGTCAGAATGGGAATTCAGAGCTTGTTAATTTGTGTTTGGGGGCTGGGGCAAAGGTCGATCTGGTCGGTCGCCATGGTTTAACGGCTTTAATGGTGGCGGCCATGGCGCAGCAAGAGTGGGTGGTGGAGCGTCTATTGCTTGCTGGGGCGAAGGTCAATCTGGTCAATGAAGATGGTACAACGGCTTTGATGGTGGCGGCCTATAAAGGTTCTGTTGAGATTGTCGAACAACTTTTAGCTGCTGGGGCAACGCTAAATCAAAGTGATCGCGACCAAGATACAGCGCTGAATTTAGCCATTCAAGGTAGACACCCGGCGGTTGTGCGACTGTTGCTGACCAAGGGGGCTAATCCTTATCAAGGGTATGGCAGTTTGGTTTTGGCGGTATCGGAACGGGCGATCGCCTGTGTAGATGTTTTATTGGCGTTCGGTGTAAATCCTAATTTACCGAGTAGTGATGGCCGCACACCACTCATGCATGCTGCGATGGCGGGCAGTGTCGATATTGTTGAAAAGCTCCTCGCTGCGGGGGCGGAGGTGGATTTTAGTGACCTGAATGGTGATACCGCCCTAATTTTAGCGATTGAGCAGGGAGATGAGGCGATCGCCGCCAGACTCTTGGCTGCTGGGGCAACCTTTACCCAAACTGAAAGCCTATTGCCACTCGCTGCCCTGTCTGGTTGTGTGCCCTTGGTGCAATTTTTATTGTCCCGTTCCCTCGCCATTGATAGTCAAGATGAATCCGGTGATACCGCCCTCCATGCTGCTGCCCTCGAAGGTTATCGCGACATGGTGCATTGTTTAGTCGATGCGGGCGCAAGGGTTGATGTGGTTAATGTCCAAGGTGACACACCATTACTCATTGCCGTCTATCAGGGTCATGGGGCGATCGCCGCAACATTGTTAGATAATGGCGCTGATATTAACTTTAGCAATGACGGTGAAACAGCCCTAACCATTGCCGTGAAAGAAAAACATAACAATCTCATTGAATTGTTGATCGACCAAGGTGCTAATCCCAATCAACGATTTGCCAAGGGAAAAACATTACTCATGCAGGCCGCAGATCAAGGAAATTTATCCCTAATGAAAACCTTGATTGCCGCTAAAGCCGATGTCAATGCCCGCGATGATTTTTGGGCGACACCCCTAATGTGGGCAGCCCACCGAGGGTTTACTGACGCAGTTCAGTTACTGCTTGACCATGCACCGGATTTGGATTTAAATGCCACCAACAAACGTGGTGATACAGCCCTAAAAATTGCCCAATTTAATAAATGTGAGGCGATCGCCGCACTGCTCAAACAAAAAGGAGCCTCTAGCTGA
- a CDS encoding DUF4079 domain-containing protein, which produces MTMAIPESVKVWSQFGHPVMMWVLFGLTIYAMYLGVQIRRTRSAEKEVRKELIKKQFNLKHHQIGSVLLALMVLGTLGGMAVTYINNGKLFVGPHLIVGLIMTGIIAVSAALTPYMQRGNELARISHIGLNTVLVGLFGWQAVSGMDIVINIIGRM; this is translated from the coding sequence ATCACCATGGCTATTCCAGAATCCGTTAAAGTTTGGTCTCAGTTTGGTCACCCTGTCATGATGTGGGTACTGTTTGGTCTCACAATTTACGCCATGTACCTCGGCGTTCAAATTCGCCGTACTCGCTCTGCGGAAAAAGAAGTCCGCAAAGAACTGATCAAAAAACAGTTTAATTTAAAGCATCACCAAATCGGTTCTGTTTTACTGGCCTTAATGGTGCTTGGGACTCTCGGTGGCATGGCCGTGACCTACATCAACAACGGTAAGCTTTTTGTTGGTCCCCACCTGATTGTTGGTTTGATCATGACTGGTATCATTGCTGTGTCCGCAGCTCTCACCCCCTATATGCAACGGGGTAATGAGCTAGCACGTATTTCTCACATCGGTTTAAATACAGTCCTTGTTGGTTTATTTGGCTGGCAAGCGGTTTCTGGTATGGACATTGTGATCAATATTATTGGTCGGATGTAA
- a CDS encoding DUF1997 domain-containing protein: MGVSESSSSATDITKHSDGFPPMHFQTHYKGIMLMYAAPEVVTDYLNCHSGWFCRCAHPMKVEPFTEKGYILTVGKFGNFGYEVEPKIAVLLDPPVEANYKMYNVPIPDEPYLGYAIDYQAAMQLSGTTWDAAIHNVKKAEKLFGDRPIPQHITQVDWQLDLNVTVQFPKFIYKLPRNVLKSTGDRLLSSIVAQISPRLTVKVQQDFHRTLNLPRPPKSASACTFIPRDSAPEVVPPVPQQKEDIDPANAPTQHIAL, translated from the coding sequence ATGGGCGTTTCAGAATCTTCGTCTTCTGCTACAGATATAACCAAGCATAGTGATGGCTTTCCGCCAATGCATTTCCAGACTCATTACAAGGGCATTATGCTGATGTACGCGGCTCCTGAGGTGGTGACAGACTATCTAAATTGCCATAGCGGTTGGTTTTGCCGTTGCGCTCACCCGATGAAAGTAGAACCTTTTACCGAAAAAGGCTACATCCTCACTGTGGGTAAATTTGGCAATTTTGGCTATGAAGTGGAGCCAAAGATCGCTGTGTTGCTGGACCCACCGGTTGAAGCAAATTACAAAATGTACAATGTGCCGATTCCTGATGAGCCTTATCTGGGCTATGCGATTGATTATCAGGCGGCAATGCAGCTGAGTGGTACGACCTGGGACGCGGCCATTCACAATGTTAAAAAGGCTGAAAAGCTATTCGGCGATCGCCCGATTCCCCAGCACATCACCCAAGTCGATTGGCAACTAGACCTGAATGTGACTGTTCAGTTTCCTAAATTTATTTATAAACTTCCCCGCAATGTCCTCAAATCTACCGGCGATCGCCTCCTATCCAGCATTGTTGCCCAGATTTCCCCGCGATTAACCGTAAAAGTGCAGCAAGACTTTCACCGCACCTTAAATCTGCCGAGGCCCCCCAAGAGTGCCAGCGCCTGTACCTTTATTCCCCGCGATAGTGCCCCTGAGGTCGTCCCACCAGTTCCCCAACAAAAAGAGGACATTGACCCAGCCAATGCCCCCACTCAACATATTGCGTTGTAA
- a CDS encoding SDR family oxidoreductase, protein MKILVAGATGETGRLIVKELVKRNIAVRAMVRDLEKAKEILPANVDYVVADLQKKETLEVAIADCDYVISAAASRPSLNIAGFYQVDYVGTKNLIDVAEAKGIKQFILVTSLCTSKFFHPLNIFGLVLFWKKQAEEYLIGSSLKYTIVRPGGLSTEKIAPVVVSGADTLFEGRIPRQLVAEICVAALGDPHTLDQVIEAVTDEKAPEKPYAELFEAIAS, encoded by the coding sequence ATGAAAATTTTGGTGGCTGGTGCAACGGGAGAAACGGGTCGTCTAATCGTAAAAGAACTGGTAAAGCGCAATATTGCAGTGCGAGCGATGGTTCGGGATCTGGAAAAAGCGAAGGAAATCCTCCCGGCCAATGTGGATTATGTCGTCGCAGATTTGCAGAAAAAAGAAACTCTAGAGGTGGCGATCGCCGACTGTGACTATGTAATTTCCGCTGCAGCCTCCCGTCCTAGCCTTAATATCGCTGGATTTTACCAAGTCGATTATGTCGGCACCAAAAATCTCATCGATGTAGCCGAAGCCAAAGGCATAAAGCAATTTATCCTCGTCACTTCCCTATGCACCTCTAAGTTTTTCCATCCCCTCAATATCTTTGGCTTAGTACTTTTCTGGAAAAAACAAGCAGAAGAATATCTCATTGGAAGTTCCCTCAAATATACAATTGTGCGCCCCGGTGGTTTAAGCACAGAAAAAATTGCCCCGGTTGTGGTTTCAGGGGCAGATACCCTATTTGAAGGGCGTATTCCCCGTCAGCTTGTCGCCGAAATTTGTGTCGCAGCCCTTGGTGATCCCCATACGCTTGATCAAGTTATTGAAGCGGTCACCGACGAAAAAGCCCCCGAAAAACCCTATGCAGAACTCTTTGAGGCGATCGCCTCCTAA